One window of Larus michahellis chromosome 19, bLarMic1.1, whole genome shotgun sequence genomic DNA carries:
- the SERINC2 gene encoding serine incorporator 2 has translation MGACLGVCSLLSCVSCLCGSAPCLLCGCCPSTKNSTISRLLFTFFLFLGTLVSIIMIIPGVEKELHKLPGFCEGSGSVLGVQTHVDCSSFLGHKAVYRMGFAMAAFFFLFAMIMVCVRSSKDPRAAVQNGFWFFKFLVLVGITVGAFYIPDGAFTSVWFYFGVVGSFLFILIQLVLLIDFAHSWSQLWLRNAGESNAKGWYAALCVVTFIFYAASIAAIVLLYVYYTKPEGCTEGKVLISINLILCLVVSAVSILPKVQDAQPHSGLLQASLITLYTIYVTWSALANVPTQTCNPTLLVRNSTGSAMASQTLTTWWDAPSIVGLIIFILCTLFISVRSSDHPQVNKLMLTEESGAGAGSEAGAGESGLHRAYDNEQDGVAYNYTFFHLCLLLAALYIMMTLTNWYRPDESLQVLTSPWTAVWVKICSSWAGLLLYLWTLVAPLVLPDRDFS, from the exons GTGTCCTGTCTCTGCGGCTCCGCGCCATGCCTGCTCTGCGGCTGCTGCCCCTCGACCAAGAACTCCACCATCTCCCGCCTCCTCttcaccttcttcctcttcctcggCACCCTCGTGTCCATCATTATGATAATCCCCGGTGTGGAGAAGGAGCTGCACAAG CTTCCCGGCTTCTGTGAAGGCAGTGGGTCAGTCCTGGGGGTCCAGACCCACGTCGACTGCAGCAGCTTCCTGGGCCACAAAGCCGTGTACCGCATGGGCTTTGCCATGGCtgccttcttcttcctcttcgcCATGATCATGGTGTGTGTGCGCAGCAGCAAGGACCCGCGAGCTGCCGTGCAGAATGG CTTCTGGTTCTTCAAGTTCCTGGTGCTGGTGGGGATCACGGTGGGGGCCTTCTACATCCCCGACGGTGCCTTCACCTCAG TCTGGTTTTACTTCGGTGTGGTTGGCTCCTTCCTCTTCATCCTCATCCAGCTCGTCCTCCTCATCGACTTCGCCCACTCCTGGAGCCAGCTGTGGCTGCGCAACGCGGGCGAGAGCAACGCCAAGGGCTGGTACGCAG CCCTTTGCGTCGTCACCTTCATCTTCTACGCCGCCTCCATTGCGGCCATAGTGCTGCTCTACGTCTACTACACCAAGCCCGAGGGCTGCACGGAGGGCAAGGTCCTCATCAGCATCAACCTCATCCTCTGCCTCGTCGTCTCTGCCGTGTCCATCCTGCCCAAGGTCCAG GATGCTCAGCCGCACTCGGGGCTGCTGCAGGCGTCTCTCATCACCCTCTACACCATCTACGTCACCTGGTCCGCCCTGGCCAACGTACCCA cccagaccTGTAACCCCACGCTGCTGGTGAGAAACAGCACCGGCTCGGCGATGGCCAGCCAGACGCTGACAACATGGTGGGACGCCCCGAGCATCGTGGGACTGATAATCTTCATCCTCTGCACCCTCTTCATCAG CGTCCGCTCCTCGGACCACCCCCAGGTCAACAAGCTGATGCTGACGGaggagagcggggccggggcaggcagTGAGGCGGGGGCCGGGGAGAGCGGGCTCCACCGCGCCTATGACAACGAGCAGGACGGCGTGGCCTACAACTACACCTTCTtccacctctgcctcctcctcgcCGCCCTCTACATCATGATGACCCTCACCAACTGGTACAG GCCGGACGAGAGCTTGCAGGTGCTGACGAGCCCCTGGACGGCCGTGTGGGTGAAGATCTGCTCCAGCTGGGCCGGGCTCCTGCTCTACCTCTGGACGTTGGTGGCTCCACTGGTGCTGCCGGACCGGGACTTCAGCTGA